A window from bacterium encodes these proteins:
- a CDS encoding DinB family protein, with protein sequence MNRTKIAMTLEVLQACEKPVLLVLQDIPPEQLRWKPAAESRSIGEICRHLVRVNAWFLRRLGVEPQVADVPAGGAEELAAGLEHSHRQVREVVQACEDDGGLLVERVALDGKDREKLGVAALHIAQHDLYHLAQIVYLRRAQDRSWPAPLKEWEAATHVIGDYLLGVK encoded by the coding sequence ATGAATCGCACGAAAATCGCGATGACACTAGAGGTGCTGCAGGCCTGTGAAAAGCCGGTGTTGCTGGTGCTGCAGGATATTCCGCCCGAACAACTGCGTTGGAAGCCGGCCGCTGAATCGCGCAGCATTGGCGAAATCTGCCGCCATCTCGTGCGGGTGAATGCCTGGTTCCTGCGGCGGCTGGGCGTCGAGCCGCAGGTCGCCGATGTCCCGGCCGGCGGCGCGGAGGAGTTGGCGGCCGGCCTGGAACACAGCCACCGCCAGGTTCGGGAAGTCGTGCAGGCCTGCGAAGACGATGGCGGGCTGCTGGTCGAGCGTGTTGCGCTGGACGGCAAGGATCGCGAGAAGCTGGGCGTGGCCGCGCTCCACATCGCCCAGCATGATTTGTATCATCTCGCGCAAATCGTCTATCTGCGCCGGGCGCAGGATCGCAGTTGGCCGGCGCCGCTGAAAGAATGGGAGGCGGCCACGCATGTGATCGGCGATTATTTGCTGGGCGTGAAATGA
- the preA gene encoding NAD-dependent dihydropyrimidine dehydrogenase subunit PreA: MPDLSIDFCGIKSPNPFWLASAPPTNSAYQVARAFEAGWGGAVWKTIGEPIVNVSSRYSAVHYANQRVLGLNNIELITDRPLADNLREIADIKKRYPKNALLVSLMVDSTRAAWHDIVKRTEDTGCDGLELNFGCPHGMSERGMGSAVGQVPEYACQITEWVKEVATTPVMIKLTPNVTDIRYIARAAVRGGADALSMINTINSITGIDLDTFVPRPAVRGQSSHGGYCGPAVKPIALNMVQQVAADEQAPRRVPLSGIGGIQSWSDAVEFMLVGATSVQVCTAVMHYGFRIVAGMIEGMENWMREKGFTCTRDFIGKSLDRVTDWGNLDLNYAITAQIDQKLCIHCGLCYIACEDGCHQSIRMEKRNGTNHYEVITEKCVGCNMCLLVCPAEGCITMQDQSGGKPAMSWNQYQKLLAEGKIAPLQPPAHV, translated from the coding sequence ATGCCTGATCTTTCCATTGATTTCTGCGGCATCAAATCACCCAATCCGTTTTGGCTGGCCTCGGCGCCGCCCACCAACAGCGCCTATCAAGTGGCGCGCGCTTTCGAGGCGGGCTGGGGCGGCGCGGTGTGGAAAACCATCGGCGAGCCGATCGTCAACGTCAGCAGCCGCTATTCCGCGGTGCATTATGCCAACCAGCGGGTGCTGGGACTCAACAACATCGAGTTGATCACCGACCGGCCGCTGGCGGACAATCTGCGCGAGATTGCCGACATCAAAAAGCGCTATCCGAAAAATGCCCTGCTGGTGTCGCTCATGGTCGATTCCACGCGCGCGGCCTGGCATGACATCGTCAAGCGCACGGAGGACACCGGCTGCGACGGGCTGGAACTGAATTTCGGCTGTCCGCACGGCATGAGTGAGCGCGGCATGGGATCGGCGGTGGGGCAGGTGCCGGAGTATGCCTGCCAAATCACCGAATGGGTGAAGGAAGTGGCGACCACGCCGGTGATGATCAAGCTCACGCCCAATGTCACGGACATTCGCTACATCGCGCGCGCGGCAGTGCGCGGCGGCGCCGATGCCCTGTCGATGATCAACACCATCAACTCGATTACCGGCATCGATCTCGACACGTTCGTGCCGCGGCCGGCGGTGCGCGGGCAATCCTCGCACGGCGGCTATTGCGGCCCGGCGGTGAAACCGATCGCGCTCAACATGGTGCAGCAAGTCGCCGCCGATGAACAGGCGCCGCGGCGCGTGCCGCTCAGCGGCATCGGCGGCATCCAAAGCTGGAGTGATGCAGTGGAATTCATGCTGGTGGGCGCGACCAGCGTGCAGGTTTGCACCGCGGTCATGCACTACGGCTTTCGCATCGTCGCGGGCATGATCGAAGGCATGGAAAACTGGATGCGGGAGAAGGGTTTCACCTGCACGCGGGATTTCATCGGCAAGTCGCTCGACCGCGTCACCGACTGGGGCAATCTCGATCTCAACTATGCGATCACGGCGCAAATCGACCAAAAGCTCTGCATTCACTGCGGGCTGTGCTACATCGCTTGCGAAGACGGCTGCCATCAGAGCATTCGCATGGAAAAACGCAACGGCACCAATCACTATGAAGTGATCACAGAAAAATGCGTGGGCTGCAACATGTGCCTGCTGGTTTGCCCGGCGGAGGGCTGCATCACCATGCAGGATCAAAGCGGCGGCAAGCCCGCGATGTCGTGGAATCAATATCAAAAGCTGCTGGCGGAGGGCAAGATCGCGCCGCTGCAGCCGCCGGCGCATGTGTAG
- a CDS encoding NAD(P)-dependent oxidoreductase, which yields MSLQPTRLSAEQLAQNFADLAPRYTPNEALLEAARCLFCYDAPCIRACPTGIDVPKFIRQILERDVAGAGRTILSANIFGGTCARACPTEVLCEGACVLHGLNEKPIQIGRLQRYATDHVLERNLQFFTTGQPLGKKAAVIGAGPAGLSCAHELIKLGVEAMVYEAKEFAGGLNTSGIAAYKVNTEFARAEVAYVQQIGIPIRFNTPVGKDLPVSRLLQEYDAVFLGTGLGKTASLGIAGEELTGAFEALDFIMPTRLGALAECVVGENVVVIGAGNTAIDVATAARRLGAEKVTIVYRRGAAEMPAFAYEYALAKSDGVQFLWHTLPKRIVGAHGKVVGLECVQVQPGAKGQRLQEIPDSFHTIACDMVVAALGQDALYELYQTIPELKMEGKRVVVDPATGATSVPGFFAGGDCVNGGSEVVDAVEMGKIAARGILQYLNSNRAAR from the coding sequence ATGAGTCTGCAACCCACGCGCTTGAGCGCGGAACAACTCGCGCAGAACTTTGCCGATCTGGCGCCCCGCTACACTCCCAACGAAGCCCTGCTGGAAGCGGCACGCTGTCTGTTTTGCTACGATGCGCCCTGCATCCGCGCCTGCCCCACCGGCATCGACGTGCCGAAGTTCATTCGTCAAATCCTCGAGCGCGATGTCGCGGGCGCGGGCCGCACGATTTTGTCCGCGAATATCTTCGGCGGCACCTGTGCGCGCGCCTGCCCCACCGAGGTGCTGTGCGAAGGCGCTTGCGTGTTGCACGGCCTCAATGAGAAGCCGATTCAAATCGGGCGGCTGCAGCGCTACGCCACCGATCACGTGCTGGAGCGCAATCTGCAATTTTTCACTACCGGCCAGCCGCTCGGCAAAAAAGCTGCGGTCATTGGCGCGGGGCCGGCCGGCTTGTCCTGCGCGCACGAGCTGATCAAACTCGGCGTCGAGGCCATGGTTTATGAAGCCAAGGAATTTGCCGGCGGACTCAACACCTCCGGCATTGCGGCGTACAAGGTCAACACCGAATTTGCCCGTGCCGAGGTGGCTTACGTGCAGCAGATTGGCATTCCCATCCGTTTCAACACGCCGGTCGGCAAAGACTTGCCGGTGAGTCGGTTGCTGCAGGAGTACGATGCCGTATTTCTGGGCACGGGCTTGGGCAAAACCGCCAGCTTGGGCATCGCGGGCGAAGAGTTGACCGGCGCGTTCGAAGCGTTGGATTTCATCATGCCGACGCGGCTGGGCGCCCTCGCGGAATGTGTCGTGGGTGAAAACGTGGTGGTGATCGGCGCGGGCAACACCGCGATCGACGTGGCCACGGCCGCGCGCCGGTTGGGCGCGGAAAAGGTCACGATCGTCTATCGCCGCGGCGCAGCCGAGATGCCCGCCTTTGCCTACGAATACGCGCTGGCAAAATCCGATGGCGTGCAATTCCTGTGGCATACGCTGCCCAAACGGATCGTGGGCGCGCACGGCAAAGTGGTTGGCTTGGAATGCGTCCAGGTTCAGCCCGGCGCCAAAGGCCAGCGCTTGCAGGAAATCCCCGATTCGTTTCACACCATTGCTTGTGACATGGTCGTGGCGGCGCTCGGCCAGGACGCTCTCTACGAACTCTACCAAACGATTCCCGAACTCAAAATGGAGGGCAAGCGGGTGGTTGTTGATCCCGCCACCGGCGCGACTTCCGTGCCGGGCTTTTTTGCCGGCGGTGACTGCGTCAACGGCGGCAGCGAAGTCGTGGATGCAGTGGAAATGGGCAAAATTGCCGCCCGCGGCATCCTGCAGTATTTGAATTCCAACCGGGCCGCGCGCTGA
- the hydA gene encoding dihydropyrimidinase: MTKLLIRGGEILTGTDRYQAEVYCEGSIIRAIGAKLAVPAGTEVIDATGLLVMPGGLDPHVHMALPFMGTVSADDFESGTVAGICGGVTTIIDFCIPNANQSLLEALRQWDEKAKIAVADYSYHMAITWWSEQVAEEMAVVVRERGLTSFKHFMAYKGALMLNDDQLYHSFCRVKELNGIATVHAENGDLVWNLQRKLLAEGKTGPQSHALSRPPEVEGEATNRVIRIAEVVGVPVYIVHLSCKAALDAVIAARLRGQRHVYAESLINHLVLDDEVYRQPGFEAAAYVMSPPFRPAGNPAALWDGIKAGMIQATGTDHCPFTMQQKAMGKDNFTLIPNGCPAIEDRMSLLWHHGVHGGRLSPQEFVNLFTTTACRIFGLYPRKGTIAVGSDADLVVFDPEKTRTISAKTQHHRVDRSIFEGMTVKGNPTHVIASGKLVYKEGDLRVERGAGRFLPRKPYGL; this comes from the coding sequence ATGACAAAACTCCTCATTCGCGGCGGTGAAATCCTCACCGGCACCGACCGTTACCAGGCCGAGGTGTATTGCGAAGGCAGCATCATTCGCGCGATCGGCGCGAAACTCGCGGTGCCGGCGGGCACCGAAGTGATTGATGCCACCGGCTTGCTGGTCATGCCCGGCGGCCTCGATCCCCACGTGCACATGGCGCTGCCTTTCATGGGCACGGTGAGCGCAGATGACTTCGAATCCGGCACCGTGGCGGGCATCTGCGGCGGGGTCACCACCATCATCGACTTTTGCATTCCCAACGCCAATCAGTCGCTACTCGAGGCGCTGCGGCAATGGGATGAGAAGGCCAAAATCGCGGTGGCGGACTACTCCTACCACATGGCCATCACCTGGTGGAGCGAGCAAGTCGCGGAGGAGATGGCGGTCGTGGTGCGCGAGCGCGGCCTCACCAGCTTCAAGCATTTCATGGCCTACAAAGGCGCGCTCATGCTCAATGATGATCAGCTCTATCACAGCTTCTGCCGGGTAAAGGAGCTGAACGGCATTGCCACGGTGCATGCGGAAAACGGCGACTTGGTGTGGAACCTGCAGCGCAAACTCCTGGCCGAGGGCAAAACCGGGCCGCAGTCTCATGCCCTCTCACGGCCGCCGGAAGTCGAAGGCGAGGCCACCAACCGCGTGATTCGCATTGCGGAGGTGGTGGGCGTGCCGGTTTACATTGTGCATCTGTCGTGCAAAGCCGCGCTCGACGCGGTGATCGCCGCCCGCTTGCGCGGCCAGCGCCACGTGTATGCCGAGTCGCTGATCAATCACCTCGTGCTCGACGATGAAGTCTATCGCCAACCCGGCTTCGAAGCCGCGGCTTACGTCATGAGCCCGCCGTTCCGGCCCGCCGGCAATCCCGCCGCCTTGTGGGACGGCATCAAAGCCGGCATGATTCAAGCCACCGGCACCGATCATTGCCCCTTCACCATGCAGCAAAAGGCGATGGGCAAGGACAATTTCACCTTGATTCCCAACGGCTGCCCGGCGATTGAAGACCGCATGAGTCTGCTCTGGCATCATGGCGTGCACGGCGGCCGGCTTTCGCCGCAGGAATTCGTCAATCTCTTCACCACCACGGCCTGCCGCATTTTCGGACTCTACCCGCGCAAGGGCACGATCGCCGTGGGCTCGGATGCCGATCTCGTCGTTTTCGATCCTGAAAAAACGCGCACCATCAGCGCAAAGACGCAGCATCACCGGGTGGACCGCAGCATCTTCGAAGGCATGACGGTGAAAGGCAATCCCACTCACGTGATTGCAAGCGGCAAGCTGGTTTACAAAGAGGGCGATTTGCGGGTCGAGCGCGGTGCCGGGCGCTTCCTGCCGCGCAAGCCCTACGGCCTGTGA
- a CDS encoding aspartate aminotransferase family protein, whose protein sequence is MQATVVAPTAQVHAREPNPGAQPAETVASENELSRDQVLALRREYLPPAVFMYYREPINLVRGHMQYLYDDTGRQYLDALGGIVTISVGHCHPEVIARTKAQIDKLQHATTIYLHPAMPLLAKKLAEKMPSPDLKVTFFTNSGSETNDLALTMARLFTGNLDVLALRNCYHGAGLATMSLVGHSTWKYPIPAAGNIHHVAPGYCYRCPFGKTYPACDLHCARDVENVIKHNTSGKVAAFIGEPIQGVGGTVTPPPEYFKIVYEIVKKYGGLFIADEVQTGFGRTGSHYWGIQNWGVTPDAIAMAKGIGNGIPLSALTTRREIAAVMSQKIWFNTFGGNPVSMVQGLATLEVIDKEGTQANAAQVGNYLKEKLTGLMDKHRLIGEVRGLGLMLGVELVKDRSTKEPATAETAEVMERTKNNGLLIGKGGLHGNVLRIKPPMCLTQGDADFLTDTLDRVLSEVEAA, encoded by the coding sequence ATGCAAGCGACCGTCGTTGCCCCCACTGCTCAGGTCCATGCGCGTGAACCCAACCCCGGCGCCCAACCCGCCGAAACGGTTGCTTCCGAAAACGAATTGAGCCGCGACCAGGTTTTGGCCTTGCGGCGCGAGTATCTGCCGCCGGCGGTGTTCATGTACTATCGCGAGCCGATCAATCTGGTGCGCGGCCACATGCAATACCTCTACGACGACACCGGCCGGCAATATCTCGATGCGCTCGGCGGCATCGTCACCATCAGCGTCGGCCACTGCCATCCCGAGGTGATCGCCAGAACCAAGGCGCAGATCGACAAGCTGCAGCACGCCACCACCATCTATCTGCATCCCGCCATGCCGCTGCTCGCCAAAAAGCTCGCGGAAAAAATGCCCAGCCCGGACCTGAAGGTCACCTTCTTCACCAATTCCGGCAGTGAAACCAACGATCTCGCCCTCACCATGGCGCGGCTGTTCACCGGCAACCTCGACGTGCTGGCGTTGCGCAACTGCTATCACGGCGCCGGCCTCGCCACCATGAGCCTGGTCGGCCACAGCACCTGGAAGTATCCGATTCCGGCTGCCGGCAACATTCATCACGTCGCGCCGGGCTATTGCTACCGCTGTCCGTTCGGCAAGACCTATCCCGCCTGTGATCTGCACTGCGCCCGCGACGTGGAAAACGTGATCAAGCACAACACCAGCGGCAAAGTCGCGGCGTTCATCGGCGAGCCGATTCAGGGGGTGGGCGGCACGGTGACGCCGCCGCCGGAATACTTCAAGATCGTGTATGAGATTGTGAAAAAGTATGGCGGCCTGTTCATCGCCGATGAAGTGCAAACCGGCTTCGGCCGCACCGGCAGCCATTACTGGGGCATTCAAAACTGGGGCGTGACGCCGGATGCCATCGCGATGGCCAAGGGTATCGGCAACGGCATTCCGCTGAGCGCGCTCACTACCCGCCGCGAGATCGCCGCAGTGATGTCACAAAAAATCTGGTTCAACACCTTTGGCGGCAACCCGGTTTCGATGGTGCAGGGACTGGCGACGCTCGAGGTGATCGACAAAGAGGGCACCCAGGCGAACGCCGCGCAAGTCGGAAACTACTTGAAAGAGAAACTCACCGGCTTGATGGACAAACACCGGCTGATCGGCGAGGTGCGCGGCTTGGGCTTGATGCTGGGGGTGGAGCTGGTGAAAGACCGCAGCACCAAGGAACCCGCCACCGCTGAAACCGCCGAGGTGATGGAACGCACCAAGAACAACGGCCTGCTGATCGGCAAAGGCGGTTTGCACGGCAATGTGCTGCGCATCAAGCCGCCGATGTGCCTCACGCAAGGTGATGCGGATTTTCTCACCGACACGCTGGATCGCGTGCTGTCCGAAGTGGAAGCGGCGTAA